In a genomic window of Roseiflexus castenholzii DSM 13941:
- a CDS encoding glycosyl hydrolase produces the protein MPFRIDRILSIVVTTALLLAMLPAVAPPETSLVVQETSRATLRDSPFGVNSHLATRYWDPASMHVPADVVARLGVGWAREDFHWFRIQPTPDAPYDWTFTDEAVRALNRRGVNILGVIGHPPGWATPFPGDIPHGVSFYAPDPQRFAAFAAAVAQRYRNYISHWEIWNEPDNPLFWKPAPDPVAYATLLRLTSAAIRSVHPEATILIGGVYSFEPSFLRQVAEAGAWQSFDILAIHPYVSPSAPEIGNLVAGVEAARSVAEQYGARPIWVTEIGWSSGRGDRDPVGLVNEQDQANFLVRSMLLLWSAGVEKVFWYTLKDDPGNPYGLVGTGVGYFDYSRLKPSFTAYRVMVENLAGADLVVVRDLFNRTTVLDFEQFGSWRRGDQAYGDLTPTGERARSGRGAAQLRYTFASRTNEFIVFRRERPAPIPDGAYALGLWVYGDGSGNTLKVWVRDAEGEVLQFTLGAIGPPGWRILEAPIVGVAPEWDRISGNGNGRVDFPARLDAIVLDDAPDDLASGGTIYLDDLFAVSGPEAYDAQFQRGDTTIDVLWAPAPVRASIRTGASTAALITRDGGSSTIIASEGRLVIDLGPAPVYVVHRR, from the coding sequence TTGCCGTTCCGCATTGACCGCATTCTTTCCATTGTGGTGACGACAGCACTGCTGCTGGCGATGTTGCCGGCAGTTGCGCCGCCTGAAACCTCGCTCGTTGTCCAGGAAACGTCCCGGGCAACGCTGCGTGATTCGCCCTTCGGCGTTAACAGCCATCTGGCAACACGCTACTGGGACCCTGCATCAATGCATGTGCCGGCCGACGTCGTCGCGCGCCTGGGGGTCGGTTGGGCGCGTGAGGATTTCCACTGGTTTCGAATCCAGCCAACGCCCGATGCCCCTTACGACTGGACATTCACCGATGAAGCAGTGCGCGCGCTCAATCGACGTGGAGTGAACATTCTGGGAGTCATCGGGCATCCGCCGGGATGGGCAACCCCGTTCCCCGGCGACATTCCGCACGGCGTGTCGTTCTACGCTCCCGATCCGCAACGGTTTGCCGCCTTTGCCGCCGCCGTTGCGCAGCGCTACCGCAACTATATCTCCCATTGGGAAATCTGGAATGAGCCGGACAATCCGTTGTTCTGGAAGCCTGCCCCTGATCCTGTCGCCTATGCCACACTCCTGCGCCTCACTTCCGCCGCGATCCGATCGGTCCATCCAGAGGCGACCATTCTGATCGGCGGGGTCTATTCGTTCGAGCCATCGTTTCTGCGGCAGGTCGCCGAAGCAGGCGCATGGCAGAGTTTCGACATTCTTGCCATCCATCCGTATGTCAGCCCAAGCGCGCCAGAGATCGGCAACCTGGTCGCCGGCGTCGAAGCGGCGCGTTCCGTCGCCGAGCAGTACGGCGCGCGCCCGATCTGGGTCACTGAGATTGGGTGGTCGAGCGGGCGCGGCGACCGCGACCCCGTTGGACTGGTGAATGAGCAGGATCAGGCCAATTTTCTGGTGCGCTCAATGTTATTGCTCTGGAGCGCCGGTGTTGAGAAGGTTTTCTGGTATACGCTCAAGGACGACCCCGGCAACCCCTATGGTCTGGTAGGGACTGGCGTTGGTTATTTCGACTATAGCCGCCTGAAGCCGTCGTTTACCGCATATCGGGTGATGGTGGAGAATCTAGCGGGCGCCGACCTGGTGGTCGTGCGTGATCTGTTCAACCGAACTACCGTGCTCGACTTCGAGCAGTTTGGTTCATGGCGGCGCGGCGATCAGGCGTATGGCGATCTGACGCCGACCGGTGAGCGCGCGCGCAGCGGGCGCGGCGCGGCACAGTTGCGCTACACATTCGCTTCGCGCACCAATGAGTTCATCGTCTTTCGGCGCGAACGCCCGGCGCCCATTCCCGACGGCGCTTACGCGCTGGGGCTGTGGGTGTACGGCGACGGTTCAGGAAACACGCTCAAAGTCTGGGTGCGCGATGCAGAAGGGGAAGTGTTGCAGTTTACCCTGGGTGCAATCGGACCGCCGGGATGGCGCATTCTGGAGGCGCCAATCGTGGGCGTTGCGCCGGAATGGGACCGGATCAGCGGCAATGGCAACGGGCGGGTCGACTTTCCGGCTCGCCTCGACGCGATTGTGCTCGACGATGCACCGGATGACCTTGCCAGCGGAGGGACCATCTATCTCGACGACCTGTTCGCCGTCAGCGGACCGGAAGCGTATGACGCACAGTTTCAGCGCGGCGATACAACCATCGACGTGTTGTGGGCGCCGGCGCCGGTACGCGCCAGCATCCGCACCGGCGCATCGACCGCCGCCCTGATCACACGCGATGGCGGCTCATCGACGATTATCGCCAGCGAGGGTCGCCTGGTCATCGACCTCGGACCGGCGCCGGTGTACGTGGTTCATCGGCGATGA
- a CDS encoding Ig-like domain-containing alpha-2-macroglobulin family protein, with protein MRVLRQIGVIWTGALLVIVVASLALPGARFLILPALSAVPAVVSVSPPDGARSVSPRAVLTIQFSASMNPPSVEHALRIDPATDVVYGWDLDRTTLTITPTTALQAGVRYHITVAETALSRYFRPLAQPFTFAFETAPPAAITALLPRDGSVDVALDTLVGVRFSRPIVSLDALARSATLPALRSDPPLAGSVTWLDPATLLFRPSEPLRPGVRYTFSLDPDLTDQSGVPLGRAYTWSFTTLAPMVREVSPPPNARLVGPYEPLRMVFSQPVDLQALEAALSITPAAPGTLEEALLPDGTQIVTYTPTIAWQAGTAYTVALPAALADGTALLAQPYRWSFVTAPKPALIGRFPGEGQLLPPGSNVRLIFSTPVDAEALRAQLRIDPPVDALRVTTNDGEARIDASLQAATLYTITIPASLTDRAGVALERDYQVRFFTAPAVPSLTLPEATGRVIQALPDQTIGVLTRRTNLSELRLALYRLDEATLLRALSFSDSEWTAFEPSRYGLSLLRSWSEPLADPLNTTVESNVTVTLDDGSPPPSGIYFLRLRTPERAGTGVILVVSRAALSLQVIGQRAIVWTTDTVSATVIPDAPLALYRQGSPVAVGRSDDRGVWTIDLSSMNPRDLVAISSDLSTFAALETPPPTAPAPRLRIVLATDRTVYSPGAQVSIRGFARQVDGQSFEPPTPGLPLSLEVRDPSGRTVQKRITLDGTGVFETTLPLSDNAQPGIYRVSTPQDTDSTLAFYVDESMPLRVTVARDHNNDVLVTVRTPEGLPVAGADVAWTIDCEPLSPPMNGEIVFGAADPPPPLSGTGVADSNGVLVIATPSLSPASFYRYRFRARVAEPYGPAITIERLLETPPAPLVGLRTLSSIVRVGTPASVEVITLIGDQPLAAQRVQIEATLLNGEASNDAAASPVDRPILSRVVETDSDGRAILSVPLPAPGVYRVRASLDSVAQATPPTDLILRAYQPGFTDWRGGQQGTMLLTDRRQYRPGDTALLLPLTALPEGPALLTVHSSSGDVREELRTLRAGEPMTLTLTPDDAPGVWVTLTPALRLPVQHPLQVDLPVVAVDTSLSLTLTTDAQTYTPDTNATLTLTVTNANDTPTPVDTLVRIVTDDAEMQQTVVWRVERTNDAGVLRINARLPRSPGIVPVDVWVAGERGIGRVSTRLTVVQPVAAQIIAPPFARAGDQIDTRIRLTTTDGITRETSVALRLPDGTSSVQIVTIPATGVTSLPFTLRAPDAIALEVQATVTTGAAFSETVRTTLPVRSPAATISSSGGALVTDRFETQIARPGDGSAEWGWLDLAVAPSLKGLSLEQSRAFMALPDRHSLEDAAIILMAASLTEARPDVQAATKHLVERQTNDGGWSWRFGGGSNPAVTAIVLEALADAKAAGVPLPDGSLERATTLALRLVRDPDVPLETRFCLSSALTQLGVVESLLPRDWDEGELDVHGMACHLFVLPPDQARVSPTLPRLISLAQRADGKAWWSAPPDSAFPYDDVATTALAMRAIHHASPRHPLATDATRWLIARMTPTGWGDALTTARVVQALRVIMPADASASVTLSLNGAPITLPDTPDATLRLVPIPIADLRPTNTLVVTSSGAPALVAWQTTHAVSAPLSFEGVGLLREYLDPRTGAPINPVGLKQGQLVQVRLTLAAFHERRFVSVRDALPAGFALVETDAGSIFQIDAFDDRIEIAAETLPPGIHQYTYLARASVAGAYAAPPPKLILPGGRAFTGVATANMVRIDAAARA; from the coding sequence GTGCGTGTGCTGCGACAGATCGGTGTGATCTGGACCGGCGCTTTGCTGGTCATTGTGGTGGCGTCCCTGGCGCTGCCAGGAGCGCGTTTCCTCATCCTCCCCGCGCTCTCCGCCGTTCCTGCGGTTGTTTCAGTGTCGCCGCCTGATGGCGCGCGCAGTGTGTCGCCACGCGCGGTGCTCACTATTCAGTTCAGTGCATCGATGAATCCGCCGAGCGTCGAGCATGCGTTGCGTATCGATCCCGCGACGGATGTCGTCTATGGTTGGGATTTGGATCGCACAACACTGACGATCACGCCAACGACTGCGCTTCAGGCTGGCGTGCGTTACCACATCACGGTTGCGGAAACGGCGCTGAGTCGGTATTTTCGCCCGCTGGCGCAACCGTTCACGTTCGCCTTCGAGACAGCGCCGCCTGCTGCCATCACTGCCCTGTTGCCCCGCGATGGCAGTGTTGACGTCGCACTCGATACGCTGGTCGGTGTGCGGTTTAGCCGCCCGATTGTTTCGCTCGACGCCCTTGCCCGCTCTGCGACGCTGCCTGCTCTCCGGAGCGACCCGCCGCTGGCGGGAAGCGTCACCTGGCTCGACCCGGCGACGTTGCTGTTCCGTCCATCCGAGCCGCTGCGCCCTGGCGTGCGCTATACCTTCTCCCTCGATCCAGACCTGACCGATCAGAGTGGTGTTCCGCTTGGACGAGCCTATACCTGGTCGTTTACAACGCTGGCGCCGATGGTGCGTGAGGTGTCGCCGCCGCCGAATGCGCGCCTGGTGGGACCGTATGAACCGCTGCGCATGGTGTTTTCGCAACCGGTCGATCTTCAGGCGCTCGAAGCCGCACTTTCGATTACGCCTGCGGCGCCTGGGACGCTTGAAGAAGCGCTTTTGCCCGATGGCACGCAGATTGTGACATATACGCCCACCATTGCGTGGCAGGCAGGAACCGCTTACACCGTTGCGCTTCCGGCGGCGCTGGCGGATGGAACGGCGCTCCTGGCACAACCGTATCGCTGGAGTTTCGTTACCGCGCCAAAACCGGCATTGATCGGACGGTTCCCCGGCGAGGGGCAACTGCTTCCGCCTGGAAGCAATGTGCGCCTGATCTTCAGCACTCCGGTCGATGCCGAGGCGCTGCGCGCACAACTGCGTATCGATCCGCCGGTCGATGCCCTGCGTGTGACCACCAACGATGGTGAAGCGCGCATCGATGCATCGCTCCAGGCGGCAACGCTGTATACCATCACCATCCCGGCATCGCTCACCGATCGTGCCGGCGTTGCGCTCGAACGTGACTATCAGGTGCGTTTTTTTACGGCGCCTGCTGTACCATCGTTGACCCTGCCAGAGGCGACCGGGCGTGTGATCCAGGCGCTTCCCGATCAGACCATTGGCGTGTTGACGCGACGGACGAATCTCTCGGAATTGCGGCTGGCGCTCTATCGGCTCGATGAGGCCACGCTGCTGCGCGCCTTGAGTTTTAGCGACTCGGAATGGACTGCCTTTGAGCCGTCACGCTACGGACTGTCACTCTTGCGCTCATGGTCCGAACCACTCGCCGATCCGCTCAATACAACGGTCGAATCGAACGTGACGGTGACGCTCGACGATGGCTCGCCGCCGCCATCGGGCATCTACTTCCTGCGCCTCCGCACGCCCGAACGCGCAGGAACCGGCGTCATTCTCGTTGTCTCGCGCGCTGCGCTCTCGCTTCAGGTCATTGGGCAACGCGCAATTGTGTGGACAACGGATACGGTCAGCGCAACGGTGATCCCTGATGCGCCGCTTGCACTTTACCGTCAAGGTTCACCGGTCGCCGTCGGGCGCAGCGATGACCGCGGGGTGTGGACCATCGATTTGAGCAGTATGAATCCGCGCGATCTTGTGGCGATCAGCAGCGATCTGTCCACATTCGCTGCATTGGAAACGCCACCACCGACCGCGCCTGCGCCGCGCCTGCGCATTGTTCTGGCAACCGACCGCACTGTCTATTCGCCAGGCGCACAGGTATCGATCCGCGGTTTTGCCCGTCAGGTTGACGGGCAATCGTTCGAACCGCCAACGCCAGGATTGCCGCTCTCTCTTGAAGTGCGCGATCCATCCGGTCGCACAGTGCAGAAGCGGATCACCCTCGATGGAACAGGCGTCTTTGAGACAACGTTGCCGCTTTCAGACAATGCGCAACCCGGTATCTATCGTGTTTCGACACCGCAGGATACAGACAGCACACTTGCATTTTATGTCGATGAATCGATGCCGCTCCGTGTGACGGTCGCCAGGGATCACAACAACGATGTGCTGGTAACCGTGCGCACCCCGGAAGGACTGCCGGTTGCCGGTGCCGATGTCGCCTGGACTATCGACTGCGAACCGCTGTCCCCTCCAATGAATGGCGAGATCGTGTTCGGCGCAGCCGACCCTCCACCGCCGTTGTCGGGCACAGGAGTAGCCGATAGCAACGGCGTGCTGGTGATTGCCACACCCTCTCTATCGCCTGCTTCGTTCTATCGCTACCGCTTCCGCGCCCGGGTTGCCGAACCATATGGACCTGCAATCACTATCGAACGACTGCTCGAAACGCCGCCTGCGCCACTCGTCGGGCTTCGCACGCTGTCGTCGATTGTCCGTGTGGGGACGCCAGCGAGTGTCGAAGTCATCACACTTATCGGCGATCAGCCGCTCGCCGCACAGCGTGTGCAGATCGAGGCGACGCTGCTCAATGGCGAGGCATCCAATGACGCTGCGGCATCGCCTGTGGATCGACCGATTCTGAGTCGTGTGGTCGAGACCGACAGCGATGGAAGAGCGATATTGAGCGTACCGCTTCCGGCGCCTGGCGTCTATCGGGTGCGCGCTTCACTCGACAGCGTCGCTCAGGCGACTCCGCCAACCGACCTTATTCTGCGCGCATACCAGCCTGGCTTTACCGATTGGCGCGGAGGGCAGCAAGGAACGATGCTGCTGACCGACCGCCGTCAGTATCGACCAGGCGATACGGCGCTGCTCCTGCCGCTCACGGCGCTTCCTGAAGGACCAGCATTGCTGACCGTCCACAGCAGTTCGGGAGATGTCCGGGAAGAATTGCGCACCCTGCGCGCCGGTGAACCGATGACATTGACCCTGACGCCTGATGATGCGCCTGGTGTTTGGGTGACATTGACGCCTGCACTACGCCTGCCCGTTCAACACCCCTTGCAGGTCGATCTACCGGTTGTAGCGGTGGACACGTCGCTGTCACTCACGCTGACGACTGATGCACAAACGTATACACCCGATACGAACGCCACACTCACACTTACCGTCACCAATGCAAACGACACTCCGACACCGGTCGATACGCTGGTACGGATTGTGACCGATGACGCTGAGATGCAGCAAACGGTTGTATGGCGTGTAGAACGAACGAACGACGCCGGTGTGCTGCGCATCAATGCGCGGTTGCCGCGTTCTCCCGGCATCGTTCCGGTGGATGTGTGGGTTGCCGGTGAACGCGGTATCGGCAGAGTCAGCACGCGATTGACCGTCGTTCAACCGGTCGCCGCACAGATTATTGCGCCGCCGTTTGCGCGCGCTGGCGATCAGATCGATACCCGCATTCGTCTCACGACAACCGACGGCATAACGCGAGAAACCAGCGTCGCACTGCGCCTCCCTGATGGAACATCGAGCGTTCAGATCGTCACAATTCCAGCGACAGGCGTGACGTCCCTCCCGTTCACGCTGCGCGCGCCTGATGCTATTGCCCTGGAGGTGCAGGCGACGGTGACAACCGGCGCAGCATTCAGCGAGACAGTGCGCACGACGCTTCCTGTACGCTCGCCTGCCGCAACGATCAGCAGCTCAGGCGGCGCTCTTGTGACCGATCGCTTCGAGACGCAGATCGCAAGACCCGGTGATGGTTCGGCGGAGTGGGGGTGGCTCGATCTCGCCGTTGCACCGTCGCTGAAGGGGCTGTCGCTGGAACAGTCGCGCGCGTTCATGGCACTTCCTGACCGACATTCGCTCGAAGATGCGGCTATCATCCTGATGGCAGCGTCGCTGACAGAGGCGCGCCCGGATGTGCAGGCAGCAACCAAACACCTGGTAGAACGGCAGACAAACGATGGGGGATGGTCATGGCGCTTCGGTGGCGGGTCAAATCCAGCCGTCACTGCCATCGTGCTCGAGGCGCTCGCCGACGCAAAGGCAGCCGGTGTCCCGTTGCCCGACGGGTCGCTTGAACGCGCGACAACCCTGGCGCTTCGTCTTGTGCGTGATCCTGATGTTCCGCTCGAAACGCGCTTCTGCCTGAGTTCTGCGCTGACCCAACTCGGTGTTGTTGAGTCGTTGCTTCCGCGTGACTGGGACGAGGGTGAACTGGACGTTCACGGGATGGCATGCCATCTGTTCGTGTTGCCGCCGGATCAGGCGCGCGTCAGCCCGACGCTGCCCCGGCTCATCAGTCTGGCGCAGCGCGCAGATGGAAAGGCGTGGTGGAGCGCACCGCCCGATAGTGCGTTCCCTTATGACGACGTAGCCACAACGGCGCTGGCGATGCGTGCGATCCATCACGCATCCCCGCGCCATCCGCTGGCAACCGACGCCACGCGTTGGCTGATCGCTCGGATGACGCCAACCGGATGGGGCGACGCGCTGACAACTGCGCGCGTTGTGCAGGCGCTGCGCGTCATTATGCCAGCAGATGCGTCGGCATCCGTTACCCTCTCCCTGAATGGCGCACCCATCACCCTGCCCGATACGCCGGATGCCACGCTGCGCCTGGTTCCCATCCCCATTGCCGATCTGCGCCCAACCAACACGCTGGTTGTCACCAGTAGCGGCGCGCCGGCGCTGGTCGCGTGGCAGACGACACACGCGGTCAGCGCTCCCCTCTCATTCGAAGGCGTCGGTCTGCTCCGCGAATATCTGGACCCACGCACTGGTGCGCCGATCAATCCGGTGGGGTTGAAACAGGGACAGTTGGTGCAGGTGCGGCTGACACTCGCAGCATTCCATGAACGACGCTTTGTGTCGGTGCGTGATGCGCTTCCCGCAGGATTTGCGCTGGTCGAGACCGACGCCGGTTCGATTTTCCAGATTGACGCTTTTGACGACCGGATTGAAATTGCCGCTGAAACATTGCCGCCTGGCATTCACCAATACACCTATCTGGCGCGTGCGTCTGTTGCGGGAGCATACGCTGCACCGCCACCCAAATTGATCCTGCCTGGAGGTCGCGCATTCACCGGCGTGGCGACGGCAAACATGGTGCGGATCGATGCGGCCGCACGAGCATGA
- a CDS encoding glycosyltransferase family 4 protein gives MRIAFLCTSGLDYPSPRGRWLPLARRLAREGYEPHLLMLHPTFDRLKVRQFAHDGVHCAYVGQMHVYGLPGERRHFGALELASVSLQGALALALATVRLRPDAIHVAKPQPINGLAGILAARNGTALYVDCDDYEAEANRFGGAWQRRVVAWWEDRLPQMARGVSVNTHFLYDRLRCLGAPEQRLRYVPNGIDLERQTPPDARQVAALRTALGLTHHPTVVYLGAISAVAHGVRLLIDAFAMLGKHLPTARLVIIGDGDDRPALMAYARARGLERTIIWAGRIPPETALTWLAVGDCSVDPVEATPAAAARSPLKIVESMAVGVPVVTGDVGDRREMLGDTAGLIVSPGDARALADGITTLLTDPTYRAQLAQGARLRAEAYNWNRLACVWQTLYQIGASSL, from the coding sequence ATGCGCATCGCATTCCTGTGCACATCCGGTCTCGATTATCCATCGCCGCGCGGGCGCTGGCTGCCGCTGGCGCGCCGCCTGGCGCGCGAGGGGTACGAACCGCATCTGCTGATGCTCCACCCGACTTTCGACCGGCTGAAGGTACGACAGTTCGCCCATGACGGGGTGCATTGCGCCTATGTCGGGCAGATGCACGTGTACGGGCTGCCCGGCGAGCGACGGCACTTCGGCGCGCTGGAACTGGCGTCGGTTTCACTGCAAGGCGCCCTGGCACTGGCGCTGGCAACCGTCCGCCTGCGCCCCGATGCCATCCATGTGGCGAAGCCGCAGCCGATCAATGGGCTGGCTGGCATCCTGGCGGCACGCAACGGCACGGCGCTGTATGTCGATTGCGACGATTACGAGGCGGAGGCAAATCGTTTTGGCGGCGCCTGGCAACGGCGGGTTGTGGCATGGTGGGAGGATCGCCTGCCACAGATGGCGCGTGGAGTGAGCGTCAATACGCACTTCCTCTATGATCGTCTGCGATGCCTGGGGGCGCCCGAACAACGCTTGCGCTACGTTCCAAATGGCATCGATCTGGAACGGCAGACGCCGCCGGACGCGCGTCAGGTCGCGGCACTACGCACGGCGCTTGGTCTAACCCATCATCCGACGGTGGTCTATCTCGGCGCAATCAGCGCCGTGGCGCATGGGGTGCGTCTGCTCATTGATGCGTTTGCGATGTTGGGGAAACATCTCCCCACGGCACGCCTCGTGATCATTGGCGACGGCGATGATCGTCCGGCGCTGATGGCATATGCCCGGGCGCGTGGTCTGGAGCGGACGATCATCTGGGCAGGGCGCATTCCACCTGAAACTGCGCTCACATGGCTGGCAGTCGGCGATTGTTCGGTCGATCCGGTGGAAGCGACGCCAGCCGCCGCTGCGCGATCGCCGCTCAAGATTGTCGAAAGTATGGCGGTAGGGGTGCCGGTCGTGACCGGCGACGTTGGCGACCGGCGTGAGATGCTCGGCGACACTGCCGGGCTGATCGTTTCTCCCGGCGATGCGCGCGCGCTGGCGGATGGCATAACGACCTTGTTGACCGATCCGACGTATCGCGCGCAACTGGCGCAGGGGGCGCGTCTGCGAGCGGAGGCTTACAATTGGAACCGGCTGGCATGCGTCTGGCAGACGCTCTATCAGATCGGCGCATCATCGCTGTGA
- a CDS encoding class I SAM-dependent methyltransferase — translation MKNTIYRGRPIRYGYTGIEKRLAALRTMRSWHGARALDVGCGNGAYTLAIGSEAALVWGVDIDQHWLNEFIRHPQIKPTIGVGQADGAWLPFQNAAFDVVFCIETIEHVTDERAVLREIRRVLRKDGTLLLTAPNKWFPFETHGLRGIPHSYFIAFASWLPDPLHHRYANARIYTARSIRQLLEETGWRDIRVDWMSPPFDMLRPRELQPLFRAVANLLDRTPCRRFGVSLIVAATK, via the coding sequence ATGAAGAATACGATCTATCGCGGTCGACCGATCCGCTATGGGTACACGGGTATCGAGAAGCGCCTTGCTGCACTGCGGACGATGCGATCCTGGCATGGCGCGCGGGCGCTTGATGTGGGTTGTGGTAACGGCGCCTATACCCTGGCAATCGGGAGTGAAGCCGCGCTGGTCTGGGGTGTCGATATCGATCAGCACTGGCTGAACGAATTTATTCGCCATCCTCAGATCAAGCCAACAATTGGCGTGGGGCAGGCTGATGGCGCATGGTTGCCATTTCAGAACGCCGCCTTTGACGTTGTTTTTTGTATTGAGACGATTGAACACGTTACAGACGAGCGAGCCGTGTTGCGCGAAATCCGGCGCGTCCTGCGCAAGGATGGAACACTGTTGCTGACGGCGCCAAACAAATGGTTTCCATTCGAGACCCATGGATTGCGCGGCATCCCGCATAGTTATTTTATCGCGTTTGCTTCATGGCTGCCCGATCCGCTTCATCATCGGTATGCCAACGCCCGCATCTACACGGCACGCAGCATCCGACAACTGCTCGAAGAGACGGGGTGGCGTGATATTCGCGTCGATTGGATGTCGCCGCCATTCGATATGCTGCGCCCACGTGAACTGCAACCGCTGTTTCGCGCTGTCGCCAACCTTCTTGATCGGACGCCCTGCCGCCGGTTTGGCGTCTCGCTGATTGTCGCCGCGACAAAATAG
- a CDS encoding glycosyltransferase — MKITLIGPTYPFRGGIAHYTTLLTHHLRQHHDVRLISYLKQYPKWLYPGNTAMDPSPDESALRIECDRVLTPMNPLTWWRAFRMIQRDNPDLLLLQWWTPFWSPMLFVLTRLVHRHTNVRILFLCHHVIAPDGGMFDWYLARRILWRGHAFIVMSEEDFALLRRALPWARIKGVTHPPYDVFSRTPLPRADARARLGLNADDPVLLFFGFIRRYKGLRHLIRALPLVRQHIPARLLIVGEFWEDDRPYRSLVRELGLDDVVHFHSEYVPNEQIAVYFSACDAVVLPYLEATQSGVAQLAIGFEKPMIATSVGGMPETIHDGETGLIVPPGDSVALADAIVRFFREGLAEPFAQNIRVARERDSWMPLVRLIEELAEPSAAHAEQPAPQTASPRVL, encoded by the coding sequence ATGAAAATTACTCTGATCGGTCCGACTTACCCATTTCGCGGTGGCATTGCGCACTACACCACGCTCCTGACCCATCATCTGCGCCAGCACCACGATGTCCGGTTGATCTCGTACCTCAAGCAGTATCCCAAATGGCTCTACCCCGGCAATACGGCGATGGACCCCAGTCCTGATGAGAGTGCGCTACGTATCGAGTGCGACCGGGTGCTGACCCCGATGAATCCGCTGACCTGGTGGCGGGCCTTTCGCATGATCCAGCGCGATAACCCTGATCTGTTGCTGCTTCAGTGGTGGACGCCGTTCTGGTCGCCGATGTTGTTTGTGCTGACCCGGTTGGTGCACCGGCATACGAATGTGCGCATCCTTTTTTTATGCCATCACGTCATTGCTCCTGATGGTGGTATGTTCGACTGGTATCTGGCGCGGCGTATTCTCTGGCGTGGGCATGCCTTCATTGTGATGAGCGAAGAAGATTTCGCACTGCTGCGGCGCGCGCTGCCGTGGGCGCGCATCAAAGGGGTCACCCACCCACCCTACGATGTGTTCAGCCGCACGCCGTTGCCGCGTGCCGACGCGCGCGCCCGCCTTGGTTTGAACGCCGATGATCCGGTGCTGCTCTTCTTCGGGTTTATCCGGCGCTACAAAGGGCTGCGTCATCTGATACGGGCGCTGCCGCTGGTTCGTCAGCACATTCCTGCGCGATTGTTGATCGTCGGCGAGTTCTGGGAGGATGATCGTCCGTATCGCAGTCTGGTGCGCGAACTCGGTCTCGACGACGTGGTGCATTTCCATAGCGAGTATGTTCCCAACGAACAGATCGCGGTCTATTTCTCGGCATGTGATGCGGTCGTACTCCCCTATCTCGAAGCGACGCAAAGTGGTGTGGCGCAACTGGCAATCGGGTTCGAGAAGCCGATGATTGCAACGTCGGTCGGCGGGATGCCGGAGACCATCCACGACGGTGAAACCGGATTGATTGTTCCGCCAGGGGATAGCGTTGCACTGGCGGATGCCATTGTGCGCTTTTTCCGTGAGGGGCTGGCTGAACCGTTTGCCCAAAACATCCGTGTGGCGCGCGAGCGCGACTCATGGATGCCGCTGGTGCGCCTGATCGAAGAACTGGCGGAACCGTCCGCAGCGCACGCCGAACAACCGGCGCCGCAGACGGCGTCGCCGAGGGTGTTGTAA